One window of the Streptomyces sp. NBC_00259 genome contains the following:
- a CDS encoding TetR/AcrR family transcriptional regulator, translating into MNNAAPAPARTRGRPRGNPPTRESIVSAARSLFLEHGYRSTTLRAVAGAAGVDPALIAYHFGSKKGLFGDVMQFQCANALAVDDVLGGDPATLPDRLIDAVTGLWEDAGFQQLTTQSDEAIEVIREYLEHELLARLVEFLGGRDATARATAVVTILGGLIYTRYLNPLPTPAALTPSEIRHILTPALRAALAPRPRTGAPSARSTA; encoded by the coding sequence ATGAATAACGCCGCTCCAGCCCCCGCCCGCACCCGAGGCCGCCCCCGCGGCAACCCGCCGACCCGCGAGTCGATCGTCTCGGCGGCCCGTTCGCTGTTCCTGGAGCACGGCTACCGGAGCACCACCCTGCGCGCGGTGGCCGGGGCCGCCGGGGTCGACCCGGCGCTGATCGCGTACCACTTCGGCTCGAAGAAGGGCCTGTTCGGGGACGTGATGCAGTTCCAGTGCGCCAATGCGCTGGCGGTGGACGACGTCCTCGGCGGCGACCCGGCCACCCTCCCCGACCGTCTGATCGACGCGGTGACCGGCCTGTGGGAGGACGCCGGATTCCAGCAGCTCACCACCCAGAGCGACGAGGCCATCGAGGTGATCCGCGAATACCTGGAACACGAGCTGCTGGCCCGGCTTGTTGAATTTCTCGGCGGTCGGGACGCGACCGCCCGCGCCACGGCCGTGGTGACGATCCTCGGCGGCCTCATCTACACCCGCTACCTCAACCCCCTCCCCACCCCCGCCGCTCTCACCCCGTCCGAGATCCGTCACATCCTCACCCCGGCGCTGCGCGCGGCACTGGCCCCGAGGCCGCGCACGGGAGCACCCTCAGCCCGTTCGACCGCGTAG